In the Triticum aestivum cultivar Chinese Spring chromosome 2B, IWGSC CS RefSeq v2.1, whole genome shotgun sequence genome, CTTACTTTTATGAGCACCTTTGAAAGATGAGTCGGCAGAGCTTGAGATTCAGACACCTTGCTATCAATGGGAACATCGTCTCCTTTATGAGACACAAAAACATGAAACATGGGGTTATGGGACAAGATTACATGAATTTCGCCTCCCACTAAATTTTACATGAGCACCATTTGGATCTACAAGATGGACAAGGTTGGAATAGAGGAACAAAATGGAAGCTTGTCATTGTTTTAAATATCGGGCTATGCCCAATAGCGGCGGTCCTTCTATTTCACCTTTTTTCCGGACAATCTCATTCCTTCTAAATAAATCATttcttaacacagtacagacgcaagcgatCATATACACGcgtatacactcacccctatgaacgcgcgcgcgcacacacacaccctacccctatgagcacctccgaaagactgagccggcatatcatcttgaaaattacaaagtcaccgtaggcacctcgtcgtcgacgggaacgtctcctctcactgaatgcgcatcgctggAAATCATGAAATGaatccaggaataaatgcaagcgccaggacttgaaccctggtgggctggggataccacagtccctctaaccatccaaccacagattgatTCGCTAAATAAGCCAATTTTGACACGTTAGGATCTTGGTTTTGCATAGTTAGTACTGCCACACCAGTCttccacccccctctctctctatatatgaaTTAAAAAAACAAGGCAAAAGATTGCTATTTTCATAATTAAGGAGAGTATTGAACAGAGACCCGTCAAGCATCATTTCTTTTCTCCCTCCTCGTAGTTAAAACTAAGACATCAGCTTTCGATCAACCATGCGTCATTTTGAGGGGAAATTTAAATTATATTGACCAATGAATTATTCTCGTTTTAGTGAAATTTTGTCATTTGTTTCTGTGTAGTTAGATTTTGAAAATAAAATCTAAACTTGGAACTAAAACGACAAGCTTCTCTCAATTGTTcgctagtagaaaactgggctttcgTTCGGGACAGATaagtccattagtcccggttcagtcatgaactgggactaatgtgagcattggtcccggttcatgcggcaaaggcattagtcccggttcaaatgggacctttagtcccggttggtgccacgaaccgggactaaagggtgcgatgcccattagtaccggttcgtggcacgaaccggtactaaaggttagacctttagtaccggttcgtgccacgaaccggtactaatggggtttgaggcattagtaccggttcgtgccacgagccggtattaaaggtcccattttcaaactctaccaccctcccaccccccctcccccatggatcgccttttcagttttgtaaaaagcaaaagaaaatgataaaaacttcaaaaatttaaatccttcgagatgtagttatgatACTACATCTACTAGCTAGGAAAATtttaaaacttaaatttggacatgttctgcaaaaagtgtagggaaaatgtaaaacggctgtaacttttgcatactatgtcagaaaaaacatataatatatcaaaacgtTCAGCACGAAAAtgcgcatccgattttgacggcctatggcctgtttgcaaatttttagaatcctcaaattctaaaaggaaaaaaagttatgctcaaatttcagtttttttattttttaaatttttttgttaaatctggtcaaactatggtcaaactatttattcaagaagtattagtgttactaaataattattcaagaatattagtgttactaaataattattatagtttttttgaattttggtcaaatctggtccaactatggtcaaactacttattcaagaaatattagtgttactaaataattatttcagttttttgaattttggtcaaatctggttaaattgtggtcaaactatggtcaaattacttattcaagaaatattagtgttattaaataattattgttttttagaacaataatttcaaactcaaacagtgaaatgtgtgacttcatgctcaagctaaattcctgggggttaataggattgacatcttactattgtcaggaaaacaacaagtgcaggcttggaaacaagggagaatagaactcgaaagttaagcgtgctcaggctggagtagtgagaggatgggtgaccgtccgggaagttagatgattttgaatgatgaggggtgattagagattagaggttaaaatagttcagaaatttgaaaataaaaaaaattcaaaaaaaatcataaaatttcttttagtgccggttggtgttaccaaccgggactaaaggtggacctccaggcagcggccacgtggacagcctttagtcccggttcgtgtaagaaccgagactaaagggggaggctttagtaacgaccctttagtcccggttccagaaccgggactaaaggcccttatgaactgggacaataggccctttttctctTAGTGGTTGTGTCAATTTTGACTATACTTTTTACCATTTTGTTCACTACACCATGCCACATACACTAGTTTCTTGAAAAAATCTGTTCGGTCTGAATTTAGATCAAAAAATTTGAACCGGAAACAAAAATATCAAGCTTCTCTCAAATTGTATGGTAATGTTATCTCAAATTCATAATGGTTGCAAAATTATGCTTGATTTATTGTAAGTTTTCTTAACTTTCTTTACAGTACAAATGCTATCGTTATATTATCAAAATGTTAAGAAAGTTACAAAGTGAAAACTTTGCAATTGCTCAGAAAAAAAAAGACTTTATTTGCAATTTTTTGAGAGACTTGCAATAAATCAAGCATAATACGTTGACAAATCTAGTAAAGTTGAGATAAATGTCAACATTATGAAAGAACATTATTGCTTTGGCTTCAACTTTAATTCAAACATCAGATTTTGTTTTAAAGTAAGTCATAATTAAGGACAAGTCTGTTCAAATATCAAAAACAATTCACACAGTTTAGGAAAAATGTTGTTTTACCTTTTTAGGTTAAAATTTTGATTTCAGTATTCTAACTACACATAGTTTTTAAAACAACTCCAGTGAATCAAGAATAACTTAGTGACCTATCTGGTAGTACACCTCAAAAGGACAAGCAATTGATTGTTTGGTTTCGTCATTGAGAAGAGAGAAAATAAgcaaaccaacctgtggttgaatggttagaggACTGTGGTATCTCCAGCTCACCAGGGGTTCAAGTCctagtgctcgcatttatttctgaattatttcaaaattttcggcaatgcgcattcagtgggaggaaacgttcccgtcgacgacgaggtgcctacggtgactttgtaaatttcaagatgatatgccagctcagtctttcgaaggtgctcatagggtagagtgtgtgtgcgtgtttataggggtgagtgtatgcgcgtgtctATGAGCGCTTgggtctgtactgtgttaaaaaacggACGTGTGGACGTTctccaactcgcccacacgcctggATGGTCGTTGATTgttttttgcacgaatcttgacacgaaaAGGTGAATTTGAtgtgccacgtaggacggggctgatgtgtgggcgttggagagtttgcccacacgccCCACATCACGCTGTTGCCAGCTGCGCTGTGTAGAccaactagtttctgcccacacagccaccacctagtccatgcgcgtgtgggcgaactgattTTCGCCCACGCGACACTCCTACattgtggatggcaactgcagttacgcgaacgtggcaactaggtaaacaaacatggcaactgtgattgttttgctagacggcaactgcagttgcgcgtacgtggcaaccagataaacacgcatggcaactgtgattaactatacatggcaactatggttggaacacacgtggcaactaggtaaacacacatgacaactactGTTTGACCATGTGTGGCAaatagttaatcacacacggcaactacgaTTTGATTACAcacggcaactaccataaattagatatggcaactatagttaatcaAAACAGATAGAGTTATCATGCTTTTACAACTATACTTGCCATCctggataactacatctgccaaccaggatggcaactaaatcgtcatcccgcgggtACTAACGTAGCTGTGTtaggacgtgtgggcatttttgctttGTGCCACACGCGCGGGTgaagatgagtagtacttgttggacatgtggcacgaagtagccgcgCCCACACGTGTAGGCAATTCTAATGTCCGCCCACACACAACCCGTGTGGGATGCCTCTTGCTCATACCACATACGGTGTGTGGCTAGACCCTTTAACGCCCACACGTATGGACGTTATCGGCGtctaaaaaaaagagaataaagaaAATAACTGACGTGGCGGCGGGGAGAAAGAGAGAGTCCGATGTCGCACTAGTGAGTAGTGACTAGGAGTCTAGGACTACAAAACTGGTTAACTGAGAGACAAAGTATCGTGAACGGTTTTATATAAGTTGATGGGTAATCCGATTCAAATCAAAGATGTAAAGTTAAATTTAGAACAAATTGAAGGGGTTAAATAACTTCTCTTCAACTCATGTGCCGAGCCTTTCCACATATTTTGAGACGTCAACTCATGCCACGAGTCGTTCGAAATGGGACTATATTTTAGGTGGATCATGTGCGTCTAGCTGGCCATGGCTGCTGTTGGTGCAAGTTGTTTCTTAATATAATGCATCGTCAACCAACGAATGGTCTCTTCTACCATTTCTATGTTCCGGGGCCTTCATAAAAGCATCTGCAAATTGCGAACAACtgcacaaaactctgcatcacAGATCCAGCCATCCACCCAGCCAAGAGAATCAAGAGAGGGAAAATGGAGGGCGCGATTCAGGTTGTGACCATCGTCGGGAAGCTGCTGGGCGAGGAGTACCGGCAAATCCGAGGCGTCGGCGGCCAGGTGGCTGAGCTCGGCGACGAGCTGGCCACCATGAACACCATCCTCCTCATGAACTCGGAAACTGACGAGGTCTTCATTGACCACTTCGTCCGGGAGTGGATGAAGCAGGTACGCGAGCTCGCCTACGATGTAGAGGATTGCATTCAGCTCTACATCCTCCGCATCCCCCGGTTCCGGGCACGGCAAAGAGACCGCTTTCTCGTCTGGCCCAAACACATGGTCAAGACGATCCTCTCTCGCCGTCGACTGGCTTATGAGATCAAGGAACTCCGTGCTCGTGCTGTCGTGATCAGCGAGCGCCACGCGCGTTATGGCGTCACCCGCGAGGCGCTGGGCCGCTCTACCTCTCCCTACTTAGCCACCCCCGCGCCGGCGCCGGAGCCAGTGCTGGGTCCTCCCGTCGTTCGGCCGGCTGCAAACCAGTATGTGGGCATCACGGAGCAGGCAAACAAACTGGCTGAGATGGTGAAGGGGCTGACTGGCAATGAGGGTGGCATGACGCTCAAGGTGTTCTGCATCGTGGGGTTCGGTGGAATCGGGAAGACTACCCTGGCGAGGGAGGTGTGCCTGCAGCTAGAGACGGAGTTCCAACGCCAAGCGCAAGTGTCCGTATCCCGGGCATTTGACGGCATGAGGGATATGAAGGGATTGCTGAAGCGCATGCTTCAGCAGATGGTAAAGCAGAAAGCAGATAACGCGGAAGGCATCAACAAAGAGGACCCCCTAAATGGCATCGACGAGATGAATGTAGAGCAGCTCACCTACAAGCTCATGGAGGTTCTCAGGGACACGAGGTACATATACACAAACTATCTGTTTATTTGTCTATCTCTCTAttaagtttttctttttttctttcaaatttgttctGTCTATTAAGGTTAATCTCTCTATACAAGTTAATAATGTACTAAAAGATTACCCTCATATCGACAGTACCAGTACAAACCCCCACTAATAAATGTATAAAGGGCAATATGAACCTTTGGCAAATAGTACACAGTTTCATATGTATGGTGGGTTGGCTACCATATACACTGTACGTCCGGGGCCTGATTTTCTGTTAAACTGCAACAAAGAGTGTGGGCGACGTGAGTCGAACTTATAACCTCTTTGTACAGAGAGAACCACACCAACCAGGACATCTTAACACTTCTGCCTATttacttctttttttccttttcttctttttcagtTTGTGGAAGGCCCCAGTTTCGCTGGGCTGGCCCATTGCTGAATTGATGTTTTTCCAattatttctttttcctttttttgtttttctgttttgtaactttttccaaaaaatgtttgaCCTTTCAAAACTTTGTGCAAAACTTTTCAATATGTCCCTTCTCCAAATTTTGTTCATAATATACAAATATTCGCTTTTACAGAAAATTGTACAGACATTTCAAAAAAATGTCCGTGGCTTTCAAAACTGCTCAGAATGTCAAAACACAAACCTCTTTTAAAAAGGTCGAACATAACATGAGAAATTTCtcaattttttgaatatttttttagaaacactatggaattaaaaaaataaaaatacctAAAAATTGAAACCAATTGTTTTTTAATTTTCCTGAaccatttttgtatttttttagaaaatattaGGAACCAGAAACTTTTAAAAATTCCGAACCAATTTTGAAAGCGAGAACATTATTTGAAACTCCCCGAAaaatttaaaatttgtgaacaaatttttcaTAGCCTTGTATGACCAAcccaaggcaccatgccaagttgttttggcTATCGGCATGTGTTGCATTTTCAAGAGTTTCTCTGTGAAAAAAGACCGATAAATGACCGGACGTGTCGCAACGTGCATACGGTGGTGAAAGTCGTTCCATACTGGCATGGATGCATACAATGTGCATGCCTACCTGGTGGCAAAAGTTTTCTCCAAGAGGCCAAAAAATACCACGTTTAACGTAGGGAGTCCAGGTAGGCAAAAAGGCTCTGTTGGAGAGCACATTTTTCTCTGACATCAGCCAAATGATCATAGATTTTTTTACCAAGACCGTGTATGAATAATTCAAGGTACCATGCCAAGTTGCTTCGGTTTTAGAtaagttttgcattttctgtaGTTTCCTCGGTCAAAAAAGCATGTGGGTATGCCCATGATAGGCATCCATGCCAGGTGAACGACTTTCGCCACCGTATACAAGTTGCGACAAGTCCAACCATTCATTGGTATTGTTTAACCGTGAAAATTCCAGAAAACGCAAAACTTATCAAAAACCCAAACAAACTCGACAtgatgccttgaattggtcatacaaggctaTGAAAAAATTGAGGCCAATTAAGGGATGTCAAGAAACAATATGCTCCCAAATGAACCCTTCTGGCCTACTCGAACACTCCTTTTTAACACGGTATTATTTTTTGAATGTCTCGGGATTGGCCACAACTTTTGCAAGTAGGTGGGCATGACCATGTTAGCCATCCACGCCTAGTTTGAAAGACTTCCGACACCGTACGCACGTTGTGACACATATATATGTGCATTTATCAATCTTTTTCACCGAGAACACACCAGAAAAATGCAAAACTTGTTAAAAACCCGAACAACATGGCATGGTACCTTTAGTTGGCTAAGGCCAGGGAAAAATTAGGGCCATTTCAAGAATGTCGAGAAACAAGGTGCTCTCAAACAGAGTCTTCTGGCCTATCTAGATGCTTTATTTTGGACATCCTTGAGATGATCCTAACTTTTGCAACCATCTGGAAATGCCTATGGTGGCCATCCATTCCAGGTTTGACCGATTTTTGACACTGTATGAAAGTTGCGACACATCCGGCTATTTATCAACCTTTTGACCGAgaaaaactccagaaaatgcaaaatttGTTGAAAATCAAAGCAACATTGCACTATGCCTTGAATTGATCATACAAGCCACCggacaaaattgggtcatctaagGTTGTCGAGAAATAACATGGTCTCAAACGGAGTCTTCTGGCCCAAAACACCATCTGTAGACACATGGTCTATTTTTGGACAGCCTTAAAATGACCGCAACTTTTACAAGCAAGTGAGGATGCACAGGATAGGCATCCATGCCGGGATTTAATGACTTCCATTACCGTATGCAAATTGTGACCCGTCCGGCCATTTATCGTCTGTTTTTGACTGGGAAAACTCCAGAATGCAAAAATTATCGAAAACCCAAGCAACTTGGCATGGTGCATTGGTCATATAAGGTCATGAAAAAAAATGATGTCATTTAAAGGATGTTGGAAAAAACCTCTCAAATGGAGACCTCTGGCCTATCCGAACACCCTACTTTGAGTATGATGTTTTTTTagacatccttgaaatgaccccaacttttgccaCCAAGTGGGCATTCGCATGGTATATATCCATGGCAGGTTTGAACAACTGACATCGCATGCACATTGTGACACATCTGGTCCTTTATCATCCTTTTTCATCGataaaactccagaaaatgcaaaactcGTCGATAACCGAAACAACTTGCCATGGTGCCTTGAACTGGTCATACAAGTTCAAGAAACAATGTTTCAAAAATTTGAAATATTCGGGGAGGTTCAAATAATGTTCGAGCTTTCAAAATTTGTTCGGAATTTCTAAAATGTTCTTGCTTCTAAAAAGTTCTACGCAAATAAAAAATGTTGGGCGAAATTCTAAAAAATGgtgtatttttttatattttttgatttgattttgaaatTGCTAATATTTtagagtttcaatttttttttaaattcaaaaaatgtttgtattCAAAATTGTGTTCACTCTTTTTAGAAAATGACCATGCTGTAAAACTATGAACAATTTTAGAAGACATGAATAGTTTTATGAAACTGTTGTacaattttttgaaaatgtgaataTTTGTATTTTATGAACAAAAATTTGAGAagcaatttttttcaaaattttgaaaaaaaagtgcGAGCATTTTTGAAAAATAAGAAGAGAAGAATGTAAAGGAAAAATATGATCAGAAAAAATAATAAGAAAAGTGGGAAAAAGACCGGTTCGACAATGGGCTAGTCCGATGAAATCGGGGACTTCTGCgaactcaagaagaagaaaatggaAAATAGAATAAATAGGCACGAGCATTAATATGTCCTACCTGGTTAGTGCGATTTTTCTCTAAACAAAGAGGTCATGAGTTTGATTTATGTCGCTCACACTCTTTTCCGAAGTTTAAAATGAAGGAGAGAAAAAATACTAAGGGCATCGTGTACGGGTGGTATGTACACaggcctaagagcatctctagtagacccCTTAATCTGCTGAACTGAAAACGTGATTTTTAGTTCGCGGAAAACGCGTTTTAAGAGTCGGTTTGAGCTGCGGCCGAACAGACCCCTCAAACTTAAACTATAAAACCGAATATCCGCATATTTTGTTTctacgtcttcttcttcctcttatctTTGTCCATTGTCTCCTACAAAACCGACGGACAGCGCACGAAAGCGATCAAATACAGAGCCGCCGGACGGCCATATATGCAGCGGCCAAATACGGATCACACGAAAGCGGTCAAAAGCTAGCTAGCTCCTCCCGAGCCACCTCCAATCGATCTTGGGTCCAGGTGCTACGGCAGACGCGGATGTTTTCGTGGCAGTTGGACTCCGTCAACTGTTTTCTCTAGATACAGAGCACCGTAAAAGCGGACGCGAAAACTGCATTTTTGCGGATCTGGGGAAGATTTTTACCGTGCCCCTTCAAAAAAATTACAGGTTGGAGTCATTTACAAGTTCTATTTGGGTCACTTTTTCCGGCTAAACTGTAAACCGGCGGTTATTTTAATTTTGTGcgttatacggggtctgctagagatggcACCCCTCGCACCAACGTTCTGCTCGTGCCAGGGCATCCCTTTGCGCGACCTATAGCCTACTCCTGCTCCTCGACCTTTTTCTTCCGTCATTCCCTGCAATTTTGTTTTTCAATCTTCCCTCAGTAGCATAATCCTCTTTCGACCTTGTTCTCCACCCTCAACACTGATCTAGATGATAAAATGAAGGGTGGGTGGGCTTGAGGCCTGATCTCCTCTCCCCATGGCCTGATCTTGAGAAAAAAGTGCCATAATCCCCCGCGCTCAAGCCCGCCCACCCCTCCATTTTATCATCTAGATCATGGTTGTAGCCGCCATCCCCTATCCAGTATCCAacaaagttttttatatgaaaaacacCTCAAAAATAGTCACGAAAAGTCTGCATCTTGCAATGCCATATGATCTATTGTTGCCATATATATGCCCCGTGGTGCAGATTGCCTAataccccaccccaacccccaatCTGATCACATCCATCAACCAAAGAAATAGATTTGCTACACCCTCTACCCCTTCACAAACACTCCGCAAATGCATGTTAGTGTGAAAGAAAAGTTGCCAGGTTCTGTGGTCTCTACTCCATCTCCATTTTTACAACTATCCAAAACCTAGAAAGTAACAAAGTTTTGCCCTCGCAaaaacaggggggggggggggggatgccaagcagaaataaaaataaaagattTTCCCGTTCTCACTCTGTGCAAAAACACCATCTACACCCACATCCCTGCCTCCCTTGTACAAAAACCCTATCAGGAGCATATGGTTCGCCTACCGCTGTAGATTACGCTTTACAAAACTTAAAGCGAACATGAAGATGTGTAGGACGTATGAAACCAATTCCGGGTCACAGTGCAGATGCGCGGTTCACCAAATACATGTGTGCGCCTTGCGAGGTCCAAATCTCCTCTCTAAATAAAATGAGCAAATAGGGTTGGATTAACGAGCTGCTCAGCTCGTTCGGCTCGTTATCATTAAGCTCATTATCACTAGGCTTGTTAATATTAACGAGCGAAAACTTTGTTCAGCTCGGTTCGTTATGGGCTCGTTATGCTCATGAGAGGTCACGAGTGCTCGTTAAAGTAACAAACAACATAGGAGAATCCCATGATTCCATACAAAATTTACAACGAAATAAATTAGACTATGACGTAAAGGTAATAAACACCACAGAAGAATACCATGACCCCGTCAGAAATTCACAACGGCATAAATTTAACAAGGATGTTTGGTTCCTGCTAGCTTGCTGTTGGTTGACTCTAGGGTCTCCTCGCGGCTAGCTCCTAGGTCTAGGAGAAGTGCCAAAATGGGATGGGGTGTTGTGCCCCTAGGCTAGGCTAACTAGCAACTCTTGTGTTAATAGGCTGATTTGAACTAAGGGGTCTtatgtcaaacttttgaaacttagCGAGCTAAACGAGTTAGCTCGTGAAACTCGTTTCCTCACTCATTAAACTCGTTAATCTAAACGAGCAAAAAACATTGTTCGGCTTGGTTCATTA is a window encoding:
- the LOC123039673 gene encoding disease resistance protein Pik-2-like, whose amino-acid sequence is MEGAIQVVTIVGKLLGEEYRQIRGVGGQVAELGDELATMNTILLMNSETDEVFIDHFVREWMKQVRELAYDVEDCIQLYILRIPRFRARQRDRFLVWPKHMVKTILSRRRLAYEIKELRARAVVISERHARYGVTREALGRSTSPYLATPAPAPEPVLGPPVVRPAANQYVGITEQANKLAEMVKGLTGNEGGMTLKVFCIVGFGGIGKTTLAREVCLQLETEFQRQAQVSVSRAFDGMRDMKGLLKRMLQQMVKQKADNAEGINKEDPLNGIDEMNVEQLTYKLMEVLRDTRKY